The genomic stretch GGCTGCCAGAGTGTTCTCTCCCAATTAGGTGGTTATTGACGTTTTACTGTTATCAGGTTAATCTTGAAATGAGAAGCCGTATTTATAGTGCTATTGGGTTTTGTGCGAGCAGGAGGCTTTCACTTAGTGTGAATCTTTTAtatgttaattgttttattcataaatatttttataaaataaattttgcaaCGGCAATTTGTTAGGTAACCACCATTAACAAAATTGAGTGGTAAATGTTAAAAGTTATGActgatttaaagatttttttttgggaaataccacgttttaatttcattataattacaCTTATTTATGTAGAGACAGACACGAGTCAAGCAATAAAGTTGTAACTTTAGAACAACACTGATCATCCCACACTATAGATAAGGCTGCGCTACGACACAGCCCAAAGTCGACATTTATCCCAAAAAGGGAAGCTGTTAATAGAGTCATTCAACGTTACCGGCCGAATTATCTACAAAGAGAGAAGTCAAGCCGGTGTCGGTCggaaatataaatttatttggTGGTTGTCGCCGCGACACGGGCGCCCGTGCCTCTATCTCGCCGCGTAATCTTGAACATTGGCGTTAAAGAATTTAAATTATACGCTGATACAAATGAACGGGCGAACCCGCCTTATTTATTGCCTTAATCCAAATTATATTGACTAGGTTTCTTCGATTCGGATACGTCGTCACATGATccataatatgaataaaacgTCAAGTTATCGCTATATTATAAGCTCGGATTATCACCTGTGTATGTTGGGAAATTTTACACCTAATGTCATTAGTGTCAATATTACCAGTGTTATGATGTTTATGAATTATATAATACTGCGAGGGCTGGAGTCGTTGCTCCGCCGTTTATCAAGTGAGGTGTCGAATCTGCACTATAAATTCCAATTACTAATATTTCTGTTCGGCGCGCACTAATTAAGTTCAGCAACCAATTCACGCGTGCGCATCGATCGAGCCCCGCCTGGAGACACCATTAGTCTTGCTACTATATTTCTTCATGCCTGCAGACGAAGTAATGACAAGATATGAGcgatatttcataataattacatattacCAGTTGATAATGTTTTTCTGTTGAAATGTTATTTGAATCTTTAAAACTAATCGAATCAGGTTGCTCTACATATGATCGGATTACAAAGTTATAtattcctattttttatataaacctACTAGTTCTGGAGAGGTCAGGTAAAAATAATCAACGATAGGTTTAATCATAACGCAAAGCTATTAGTTTTAGAAACTGCTGAAACACACATTTGTATTAATTTGCCATGTGTAAATATTCCTAAGTCTGTGGAGTTGCGTATATTTATAACATGACAACTTCATCTCGAGCTTAAATGCTAATATGAATGGAGCGATCAACTAATTTAGTCTATACGTCTTTATTTAGCTCTTGTAATACACAATATTTGATGTTATGTGTATATTTATGAAGGTTCATGAGAGTTATGAGAATCAACAGCAAATAACTTTTGGAACTGTGACAGTAAGCTACATAAACGCTTTTTAAGCTTCATGCAATATCGTTCTATCTCGTTTTCAATTTTGCTAATTTCCTTAATTTGTACAGTAAGTATACTGGGTAGCTCTTTTACGTATAACATTCGAGTCATGCTGCCCCAGGCGCAGCACGTCAGTTGAATACGTGTGCACCACTTATAACTGTGCCTACATGTTCAGGTACATAAAACACGATATTTAAACGAGAATTATTGTTAATcatctttttattaaaaacggcACGTTATAAGAaagaataaagataaataagCATTTATGTCACTACTACATTAAACATTACTGACGGAATCATGTACACAACTTGATTCGCATCTTTCGTTTCTCCTCTAAGatctttttcaaatcagtcaCTTCTTTAGATGAAGTCGACTTCACGAGAGTCAGATTGGACTTTCTGTTACGTTTTCGTAGCATTGTTTGCTCACTCAGATAATTCTTGATAGTTGTCTTTGTTTCCTCCAGGTCTTGCTTCGCAGCTTTATTTTCATCTCTAATAAGCGTTCTCTTTGTTTCTATTTCGTCCTTTAATTCTATTTTCATGGCATTTAACCGTTCCTGTAACTCTGCCATCGACATTTCACAAAGCAAACCCAGTCCGGATGTTTCCGTCAGATCTATTATTTTAGGCACTCTAGCTTTCCTAGCAATCAtggctaatatttttatttctttgatcaTATTGACCCTACGCTCTAGTTGTTCTTGTTTTTCTTGAATAGCTTTTGCTAATATCATTTCGGTTTCTTTCTTTACTTTATCAGCTGATTCTTTCTTTTTCGCAGCGATATCGTTTTTGGCTTGCAATAGGCTCAGTTCTATCATGGAAAGTTTTTCTACTTGTTTGCGGTTTTTTTCCATTTCAACTTTTCTCCACCGTTCTATTTCTTCATTCCAGGCCTCCTTTtccttcaaaaattcttcatatttctttttgttttcttctAGCAATTTCTTTTTTGAGAGTAATGCTTCTTCGTATGTAATTTGACCCAACAAATGTTTCTTTTCTATATCAAGCAACCTTTCCCTTTCTTTTTCTTGTCTGTCATGTTCCGTTATTTCATCAATTTTGACAGTATTTCTACAACATTTCATTACATTGTGTAACCATTGCACTTCGTCTTCTTCTGCTAattgtattcttttgttcattCTTTTTATAGTAGTAGCAGTCTCTTTTACTGGTGGAGGACTAGCTTTAAATATAGAATTTTGTCTGGGCTTTGCTTTTGTGTTCTCGATTTCTATTTCGTCTCTGATACTGGAGAGTCTTTTATAATATCTATCAGATTTAAGTTGAGCATAATgaaaatctttgtttttaacGTCATTTAACAAATGAGCtgctttttgtttgttcttttcGTGAATTTGTTTCAATTTTTGATCAATAGCAGTTTTTGTTAACATCCTTTTCTTTTTGTTAAGCATAGAGTTTGGAGGAGTTGCTGGGAAAAAACCTGGCTGAACTGGTGGGGGAATATATTCTTTACCTTTGCGGTTTAATACATTGGGTTGAACAGGTACTGTGAGTGGTTTTATCTTCCTATTTTCCATCTTCTTTACATGCTCAGCATAGCTATGAGCCATATCACTAATGTAAGGCTGCCATTCAAAAAGTGGTCCAATAATTTTTTCAGTTATGAAATTCGTGTCATAGCTAGATTGAGCGACTTGCGATATAAATGTTAATACTTCATTGTTGCTTAAAAACTTTGTGAAAGTATTCAACAGAGGCTTGCTTAAGTTGAAGAGACACTTGTAAAGTAGCTGCATGTCTTTTGGCACACATTGAAAAGTGACTGCGTGGAGTATGATCATGAAATAATCTTGATCCTCATCTGTAAGCTCTTCGTGTAAATGGGAAGCTATCTCCTGCAAGAACGTGCGATGTCTTTGGAAACTCAAAAATGTTTCTGCTATCCATGATAGTTTTGTATCCTCAGTAGTTTCTGGACATTTTTCTATATAACTTTTCATATATTCGTATGGTGACACCTCGCTAGCAGCTCCATAGTCAATGATAATATTTCTTAGCAGTTTTACGTTTCCGGAGGTGTGGTAGTAAACCATTTTTCAATGGTTTACTATTTTGGGCAATTTCAGAAACGAAATGAAAACATGACACAAAATACAACACGACAAATAATTTTGGTGACAGATACTAAAGTAAAGCGTGCATAGTGAATTCTAAACGGCCAGTTGCACTTATATTTTATACGTAACTTTTTACTTTCCCCTACTGTCTTTAAAAGAGGTCTAGCTAATAGGTTTAtgtgaaattaataaatctCTCTTATAtaacagatttaaatattttacatgcatCCTCAAACGTTTCATTAATTCAGAAATCGAAGACTAACAGAGAGAAACGACTAACGAACGGCAAGTAAAATCGAATCTGAATACAAAAAGGCAAGTAGGTAAATCAATCGTCAGTCAAACGTTAAGTTCATCATACATTCCTGTCATCCGCGGTTGCCGACGGGAGTATTTAGTTAGGTAGCCGGTCTGTTTTCGCCGGGTGCGTCATTAATCAATCAGTTTGGACGCGAAGCTATTATTCGACAGGTCGACACCTTAGGCCGCTCCGATACGCGCAAAGTGCAAGTCATAAGCTCcctcttaaaatataataatcgtGTTAAACACGACCATAAAAGCCATATTCGATTAGAGGTATTTTAAATAGGTTCCTGTCTTGTTATCTCGAGCCATTGTCGGTGTAACAACGTATCGGTTTTTGTTCTCTCTCTTTATAATTACTCTCGCCTCATAATGCCGTAACTAGAAGTTAGTTTGTTAATAGAGATTCGGGATTCCTTGTGTAGGTTCTGTTaagtagttattataataaatgcgTGTAAAAGAGCTTTTATGCGTGATATTGTATTGTTGTTTTATAGCAAGTGATTGACTGATGAAATTGTGTGGGAATCTTTTACGATTAAACCTGATAAGAAGGGAATGGAAAATACATCAATGCTAAGGTAGACATTGCATCAATCTAAACACTAAccatataaaaatcaaaactttTCAATTTTGCGACATTTCTTGCTACATCTCGGTTTACATATCCAAATGTAGGTCCTGAACTGAGCGTGGACTATCAGTTGCGGCATTAGCCAGCTCATTAAGTATAAACATTAGCGTTTCACTTTCTTCCGTCATCACTACTCATTACCAAATAAATAGATCTGAAGCCGCGGTCACTATATCCGATGGTAAGAAAGCGGTGGCTTATTGACTCTGTCAAAATTAATTCAACTTTGAACACAAATCAATTTCAACATAATATTAGCTGTCAGGGCATGTCAAATTACTGCCTTTAATTAACGATACGGCTCGCCTTTCTCACGTCATATAAATGTCTAATGATTCCCGATTGAACGTACtctgtattgttatttttgagCCTTTGTGCTTTATTTCACTTTTAAGTACATTTCAAATTGAATGTATTGAGGGTTCGGTTAATTAATTGATGGATTATTTGAGTGTGAACTAGTTTCATACGATGGAATGACAATAAGTTATATATTTGCTAGAAGAATATAAAATAGGACCATAAGTACGGTAGGgtaaatttttataaaaacagcgTTTTCAAAACGAATTAAGGTTACACTTAAACGCCGATACCATTAACATTTACAAAAGGAAGTACATAATAGCTTCAATATATTAAAAATCATAACCAGCAGTCGAAACGAAAGGAAACAATTAGCAAGCTGAGATGGTATAAGTATTAATGGCCGCGATTTTTCCTCCCAACGTGCAACCACCTTGTTTTCGCAGGTGGCACGGGACAATACCAAGCTAAGTCTGTCATATTCATGTAACAATCATAACTTGAATACGTAACAAGTGGGCGGTCTTCAAATATAGTGGCGTTACAATCGGAAAATTACTCGATGGAATTTTCTGTTTATGTgggttaaaataaataggtatctacctattgtATGGTAAGAAAATAGGTTATAGATGTAAATGGGTAACACATTTACAGTACTATgtatgatttaattatatttattctattaatttattCCAGTACATATGAACGAAATGTTGTAAACATTCGCATGTCCTTTCACCACGAACACCTTTTCGAAGATGTCTTATAGCAGGTACATTAATGAACTTACTTATACCAAATTGCAAACCAATTActcatacaaataatataaaatgtagtaggaaaaatagtgtttaaatcaAAGGCAAGATAAATGTTAAGTGGGCAGGGCTCGGTCGCCGGTCGTCATGAAAGGTCACCGATCAGTGAGGTTATTTATCGGCGGTCCGTCACGACTCCAACACATTCGGAACTTAAGCTAGCTTGTGTTTATTAAGAGCTTTAGAAATTATGTTGTTGAGATAGTTATAATGTTTAGTGACATTCTAGTTACGGTGGTAAATAAAACGGATTAAGTCGATCATAATGACTGCAAATGTGTCTATTCTAAAgataatataggtaataaagagaaaacattttttttctgtttgcttgtaccttgaaaacttttttactgttggaaagttacactcaTCCAAAAAGTTGCCTAATTTTATCAGTATCTGGAGTTAGTTTGCAGTTTCGGTAAggggaaacggctagttttttttttaataaattccgAATCTACATTACATTATCGATTTTAATCCGTTGACAAATACTTCTGTGTTTTCTTTAAGTATGTAAAATAAGTGATTTCTATAAGAAATGCAATATGATGAAGGATATTAATGCGTGGTTTAAAAGTCAATTTGTTTCAGTCAGGTATAATGATGTAAATCATGCACCATGACATGGTTAATGGAATTAATGTGCTCATTGAATATTGCTAGTGTATTTATACCTATAGGAAATTATTCTGTTTACTGAGAATAACAACACATACTAACTTGAGCTTTACTGATATAAaattataggtaagtaggtTTTAATAGGAAGGTACGTTTGATAAGTAATAGTgtcattaattgaaaaaaaatctgtacAGATTTTTCAAGTAAAGCAGGGTTTTCTAACCTTATTATGAAACGTTAAAGGTACCACGTTTTACCGAAGTGAACTATATCAAAATACACGGAACCCTAATCGATTAAAACTTAGACAGAATTTCTCAACACTTTTATATTTAGAATCAGTTATTCATCATTACCGACACCATAAATATAATAGCCAATAATTGAAACGAACAGAAGTCATCGATTATTATATTCGAGTCGAAACAAAATTATTGGAAGCTTATTACTGGGGCCACCTAAGGAGAGGCTCCATCAATCTCCTTAGCCAGTTACAAAGGAACTTAACAAAGAATTATGGCTCTTTATGTATGGTCGCTACTATGTAGGAGGATTATTACTTCAATTTAATGACCCCCGTGATTAGACATCGCCTATAAGTACTTACTCTCCGATTTATTACATAAATCTTGATACGAGTAATAAGGTGAATGTCTTAAGCTAACGCCGGTAACGTTCATTAAAAGGGCAGTTAAAACGCTAACTAACCGTCGCCAGTGTTGCCAGCTTGATGTTTAAGATAAAGTAATGAATTTCATCTCGATGCTCATTAGAAGTTTGAGCGCTGCGGCGatgattttaatgtatttatgtgaAGTTTATATTTTGCTAAAGGCTTTTGGTATTAATGCTATATAACTGGGCAGTTTACTTTAGTTGTTTCTATGCGTTCAAACTTAGAGTCATAGAACTTCAGAATGTCTTTCTCGTGTTACCTAACTAAACTTGAAGTGAACTTGAATTAATGCGAACCAAGGaggtttaaagtttttacaggtttattatattaggtatacCTCTAGGTTTACTAATTGAATTGTTTCTCTAACCTTTTGATATTCTAGATCAGCCAATCAACTAGCCATAAATGCATTAAGGCTAACTATCGTTGGCTAACAATAAAACGGTTTCTACCTTTAAATTGGAAAATGCTTGCAGTACAACCCTATCGAAAGAGTGTCTCGTCTGACACTCAcagtaaagttttattttgtacccGAAGACCTGTCTTTAATCCTACTATTTAATCAAGCCATGTAATTAATGATAACTAGATTCACATTGACTGTGAATCGAAGTTTATTCATTAACACTTGCGAGTATCTCATTGTATTTCCCGGATCGTGTCACGtatgctattttatttaaatatggtgTCGTTGCCGACTTCAGTTTATATAATTACTTACTGTATATTATATACAATGAGTAGGTAATAAGTTAAAGAATTGGCATTTAATGAAAAGGGAATAGGTATAAATCAACAAATCAATTAAGAAACTTGAAGGATACGTCAAAATAAGAACctccacaaaaaatatataaagaaaacttaattaaattataccgCTATCGAATCCAGAATGGTTATAACACAAacaatgttaaaaatgttgatGCAATCACCGTCAGAGATAAACTTTGATGACCAacgatgttatttatttgtttagtaatTTATATGAGGTTAGTTACTGTTTTATTGGGCGTATTAAATCAAGCCCCAATAAGGCAGCcattcatgtttatttttacgaaGTTTCTGCTCGGTATGCCCAATAAATTATTAGCTTGGTCACTTTTATCACGGGTCCATGGTAACGTTTATCGAACGTTAATAGTGTGTGGATAGACCCGGCCGTATTATCTGTTTTACGCGGCCGGCTCCAGAACTGATATGTCAGGTATTAAATCCTTGTTGATTATGTTGTCGCTTTTAAAAACGGTTTTAGTAGCTGCTTGTTCGTCTTTTTTCTAAGCCTAAATGAGTTAGTTatgattatattattacaataatttgatCATATTTATTAGGACAATGAAAAGAATACTTTCTGTTCAGTTTTCTATGTTAACTGAAAAGATACCCCAGTGTTTCAGCAGCACATAACATGGGTCTAGGTTTTCAGGCTACGGTTTTATGTGTCATTTCATGATATAcattttcaatgttattttcTTATTCTATGCGAAATCTTGATATACTTTTTAACACATTATAGAGGTAGATAGAGCTTTGAATACATAACCACGAAGTTCAAAACAACATCCTAGATGCATAGATCCTGATTGAATGATCAGAACGGTACCACGATAAAATCCACACTAATCTTACGTGTAGCGCAAAGTGGCTCAACTCGTTCGACTTTATTGATTGACAAGCGCACAGTTGGATTAAATTCCCGCAACATTACACACACATTAGTTTTACACCGGCCCTTCAGATATATCTGCATCAAATTATTCTTCTCGCGATTACCAATCGAAACTCGCAAATAAATGTGTCAACGTCATTAGGAAAATTGGCGTTAATGATATGGCTAGTCGTTTTGCATAAAATGTCATCGCGATATTTACCAAGGCATAGTATTTTCGACCTTAACAAACTTTTGAATGTGTTCCTTACTTTCAAGGAAAGGCGCTAAGAATTAAATCGTTAACGTAGATGCGTAGAAAGCAAgtttttttcaatcaaatatAATTAACTAGTGGCAGCTCTAATAAGATGAATTTGAACGTGAACGGTCACTTCCTAGTGGGACATAAATCACTGTGTAAGTTTTTATTGGATCCCAAAAATGTCTGATCATGACGAACCATTCATTTGTAATTGGGATCAGCGGCTTCACATAAAATATGAGATGCTGGCTTCAGAGGGTTTTATAGACAACATAAACACTTTATTGTGTTTTATCCGCTGAGGTTTAGTTCAACATAAGTGCTCGGTCCGTTTGTTCGCTACTACAACAATGCATGAATATTATTAGTATATCTTCATAACAGttcttccatttttttttattttactcaatTTTCCAGTTACAAATTAcgtagcaaaaatattttacacaggAAGTAATCGCTATTTGAAAGAACACATATTTACGTATCGTCTCATTAAATTAaccacaatataaaaatatttacacggAAATTAAATTTTACACAAGCGAAGTTGCAAGCGACCGAAATGTCAgtcattaaataaatgtatagcAATACATATTAACGCAATGTTTCTTTGAAGtgtaaagttaataatttaagtaaatgaCACACGTATGTCAAGAAAATAGGCAATAATGAAAACAGAATAAACAGACTGAATCACagaaaaaacttattttcaaaTCGCGTAGACGctccattatttattacatgaaACAACCCACAAGAATCCGTGGCGCCTACAATTAAGGAAACAAGAATAGCCACAACAGTTATAAGAATTTTGAAAGTTCAGGATTTGCAAgttattacaaaacattttaaagacAGCATTTTCATTCAAATGAGCAGACGACACTGGAAAGTGGTCACGCTCCTGTTGTTATATAAAGCATAACTGCAATTCAAAACGAAAACAAAGGGGTGTGACACAGAGGCACACCAAAATTGCCATTCAAAATTTTCCGAACGAGTTCCACTTCAG from Helicoverpa zea isolate HzStark_Cry1AcR chromosome 8, ilHelZeax1.1, whole genome shotgun sequence encodes the following:
- the LOC124632843 gene encoding cilia- and flagella-associated protein 99-like — translated: MVYYHTSGNVKLLRNIIIDYGAASEVSPYEYMKSYIEKCPETTEDTKLSWIAETFLSFQRHRTFLQEIASHLHEELTDEDQDYFMIILHAVTFQCVPKDMQLLYKCLFNLSKPLLNTFTKFLSNNEVLTFISQVAQSSYDTNFITEKIIGPLFEWQPYISDMAHSYAEHVKKMENRKIKPLTVPVQPNVLNRKGKEYIPPPVQPGFFPATPPNSMLNKKKRMLTKTAIDQKLKQIHEKNKQKAAHLLNDVKNKDFHYAQLKSDRYYKRLSSIRDEIEIENTKAKPRQNSIFKASPPPVKETATTIKRMNKRIQLAEEDEVQWLHNVMKCCRNTVKIDEITEHDRQEKERERLLDIEKKHLLGQITYEEALLSKKKLLEENKKKYEEFLKEKEAWNEEIERWRKVEMEKNRKQVEKLSMIELSLLQAKNDIAAKKKESADKVKKETEMILAKAIQEKQEQLERRVNMIKEIKILAMIARKARVPKIIDLTETSGLGLLCEMSMAELQERLNAMKIELKDEIETKRTLIRDENKAAKQDLEETKTTIKNYLSEQTMLRKRNRKSNLTLVKSTSSKEVTDLKKILEEKRKMRIKLCT